In a single window of the Drosophila albomicans strain 15112-1751.03 chromosome 3, ASM965048v2, whole genome shotgun sequence genome:
- the LOC117571313 gene encoding uncharacterized protein LOC117571313, which produces MSRLGIRKIISHYLNSNDRHIMLNSPSLQFANAKQLRKQENRSLDGTPRSSVIAQVPATQKVKTPTASKQLQPGVLKQFVLGQRQMSNTNYFADVRQNFNGSHAKLRLSLKAAKEMGATDVRATREAGGTGATTPAKATANTSQLTNPELLQYLSGCCKLCAVCGQQRVSVTTGNNGICAACNARIQGALAAFKQQQSAPTIRLKGACDRCPPPCTCGMRAPPEGFPGAAEKPLYNDGGQEHDTSAAPAAAQPHPFNIIVLQDCNNHNLIDQLTAALTVSCQQQNPVVQHPHPYNSIWQQPSPPYADPQYSNYAPDPQNTYSNNPSYNHSPNGPFMYVANNSIGGSPQLNHSPPNGNISNGLPPQHCQCDPGSTNGQPQHCFCGASSNGGEQSFVYCPNINGQHDEHNRNLSTESSTASAKTAGGEQLNNGGHPTCTCKCEACRIGYEERMKLPQLVAQALEIFVRNHKIEENDKKPLDTKASITSINGDNGKKPFENNEKSKGKHKGKFGDKKNMNAKPKEKFADNSKNRSGEKSKDRTVDKSKAFGKTNDRSAVKETFVDKSKQKFTKQSAEKSGNPPKAGKGKSKKNKGKQNEHKTESLFYLPQSNNCCGKPYCLPCCLPAGSGSCCQRRCNGGNVAVGADGDHPNRVNCARNCGRCISCPNCPGYSRPAPARDIIHPVAHFRPGQLQYPASFMLQRNGDFVRRSLVRTAAGVTVHEVQRAEEEDEDQEYGEEDEVEEPKQQPKQPHQLRFQCPNNYPFWR; this is translated from the exons atgtcACGTTTGGGAATTCGAAAAATTATAAGCCACTATCTGAACTCCAATGATCGCCACATAATGCTCAACAGTCCCAGCTTGCAGTTCGCCAATGCCAAGCAACTGAGGAAGCAGGAGAATAGATCCTTAGACGGAACACCGCGATCTTCGGTCATTGCCCAAGTGCCGGCCACTCAGAAAGTCAAGACACCCACTGCATcaaagcagctgcagccagGTGTATTGAAGCAGTTTGTGCTAGGGCAACGTCAAATGAGCAACACGAATTATTTTGCTGATGTCAGGCAGAATTTCAATGGATCGCATGCCAAGTTGCGTTTGAGTTTAAAAGCCGCCAAAGAAATGGGAGCAACAGATGTTAGAGCAACCAGGGAAGCTGGTGGAACTGGAGCAACAACACCGgcgaaagcaacagcaaacaccaGTCAGTTAACCAATCCAGAGCTGCTGCAATATTTGAGCGGCTGTTGCAAGCTCTGTGCGGTCTGTGGTCAGCAACGCGTCTCAGTCACCACTGGCAACAATGGAATTTGCGCCGCCTGCAATGCCCGAATTCAAGGCGCTCTGGCGGCAttcaagcagcaacagtcCGCGCCAACAATCAGGCTAAAGGGAGCTTGCGATCGCTGCCCACCTCCTTGCACTTGCGGCATGAGAGCACCACCGGAAGGATTCCCAGGCGCAGCAGAAAAGCCGCTCTACAATGATGGTGGGCAGGAGCATGACACATCTGcggctccagctgctgctcaacCTCATCCCTTCAACATTATTGTGCTCCAGGATTGCAACAATCACAATCTGATAGATCAATTGACCGCTGCCTTAACAGTGAGCTGTCAACAGCAAAATCCTGTCGTGCAACATCCACATCCTTACAACTCAATTTGGCAACAACCTTCTCCCCCTTACGCTGATCCACAGTATAGCAATTATGCCCCTGATCCACAAAACACCTATAGCAACAACCCGTCTTACAACCACTCACCAAATGGACCCTTCATGTATGTTGCGAACAACAGCATCGGTGGGTCACCTCAACTCAACCATAGTCCACCCAATGGCAATATTTCGAATGGTTTGCCCCCGCAGCATTGTCAGTGCGATCCCGGCAGTACAAATGGCCAACCTCAGCATTGCTTTTGCGGTGCAAGTAGCAATGGAGGCGAACAGAGCTTTGTTTACTGTCCCAACATTAATGGTCAACACGATGAACATAATAGAAATTTATCTACCGAGTCCTCCACTGCATCGGCAAAAACTGCAGGAGGTGAGCAACTTAATA ACGGAGGACACCCGACCTGCACTTGTAAATGTGAAGCTTGTCGAATAGGCTACGAGGAGAGAATGAAGCTGCCACAATTAGTAGCCCAGGCTCTGGAAATTTTCGTAAGGAATCACAAAATTGAGGAGAATGATAAAAAGCCATTGGACACAAAAGCATCGATTACATCCATTAACGGGGACAACGGCAAGAAACCATTTGAAAATAACGAAAAGTCCAAGGGAAAGCATAAGGGCAAATTCGGTGATAAGAAAAACATGAATGCTAAGCCCAAAGAAAAGTTTGCAGACAATTCGAAAAACAGAAGTGGAGAAAAGTCAAAGGACAGGACCGTGGACAAATCAAAAGCTTTTGGCAAGACAAACGACAGATCGGCGGTAAAGGAAACATTTGTTGATAAGTCAAAGCAAAAGTTTACTAAGCAGTCAGCGGAAAAGTCTGGTAACCCACCCAAAGCTGGCAAAGGCAAGTCAAAGAAAAATAAGGGCAAGCAAAATGAGCACAAAACCGAATCGCTCTTCTATCTGCCACAATCGAACAACTGCTGTGGCAAACCCTATTGCCTACCCTGTTGTCTGCCCGCTGGTTCAGGTTCATGCTGCCAGCGCCGATGCAATGGCGGCAAcgttgctgttggtgctgaCGGTGATCATCCGAATCGTGTCAATTGTGCCAGAAACTGTGGACGTTGCATCAGCTGTCCCAATTGTCCGGGCTACTCCAGACCCGCACCGGCGAGAGATATTATTCATCCCGTGGCACATTTTCGACCTGGTCAATTGCAGTATCCGGCTAGCTTTATGCTGCAGCGTAATGGCGACTTTGTGCGGCGCAGTCTGGTGCGTACAGCTGCGGGTGTAACGGTGCATGAGGTGCAAAGAGCCGAGGAAGAGGATGAGGATCAGGAGTATGGGGAAGAGGATGAGGTGGAAGAGCCAAAACAGCAGCCCAAGCAGCCCCATCAGCTCAGATTCCAGTGTCCGAACAACTATCCGTTCTGGCGTTGA
- the LOC127565689 gene encoding uncharacterized protein LOC127565689, whose product MTNIGCVAKLLANFEMNSCYWVERVNPNWHQARLVPKTLLNEKSRDNYTVRKPESERNSRMLSPSLRKSLLRRVQKFSSN is encoded by the coding sequence ATGACAAACATCGGTTGCGTGGCCAAATTGCTGGCTAACTTTGAAATGAACAGTTGTTATTGGGTAGAAAGAGTTAATCCGAATTGGCATCAGGCTCGCCTGGTACCCAAAACTTTGCTAAACGAAAAATCAAGAGATAATTATACTGTTCGCAAGCCTGAAAGTGAGAGGAATTCCAGAATGTTGTCCCCGTCATTAAGGAAATCATTATTACGTCGTGTACAAAAGTTTAgtagtaattaa
- the LOC117571312 gene encoding uncharacterized protein LOC117571312 → MDCSRSKVSGNETELEYEVEHRDLRVESAYETGKPTARQYDREVHVLNRDNKNDPLGKAFDGSRPPNSNGDLVKKVNRQQRHHQQPEQRPQKLTEHRREQLPEYTNEHLPQQRSEPMEYRREQLPQNRREQLPEYTNEHLPQQRSEPMEYRREHRKEQIPERGSEQLPRHRREQLHQHRVKQLSDYPKEQLSQQQREQLSELRKKQIPEQGSEQLFQHRREPLGEYPMERLPQHQKEQLSRYPREQTSQYRRERLSGHRNEQYSEHLKDNLPQNRIESLQEHRKEHFSEHLKVELPEKLRLELQEQRRHTEKDRDQSRHQSRPKVDPNTELHHRNDALGELLRNSVVVHSDYVKDNLNRLAAPTLLRPISGHRQASGRGGCSGCDSKKYAQHPDRYEPTCCDARDTSNSNHMCNECYDNPRPPKPRRNRSRNANYNNQDNFRTQCDCDDEPQTRSRPEPRAYDVYCEECAQAPQPRSQSDYRGRSYSCEPQPKPHRTKPRKSQSVCPCDSKSSNKGYAPSNRNSHYMEVSEFRNIVCRNPLVVKSRGCINPCEEENPKPKTYVPCPNYNDVPQPVNNDCCTSGRSRQKVRTKAVIERPTRQYDCDPCNSNPPTDYMEFERDQCNQYPARGNCSNERLCCPRKPPPRSEKLKPKCASAPASRKCPPPCIKTPQQRSVKVNRTCYVPPSCFAPRFANTSRKCSGSDIHFTDKCVSTLTQGNRRKIRIKSPDTLGAVPQMRRTKSNLKERLSGCGLTYPRIHDVFSSKMFLGTGFNMVPMPTLSKLKMNRRVPKLKPCSITPFRCRGGKLSHTTTPVPKTRASSINTMSTARTTPQRGTGGGRRDLTPSTRGTPTLARRDLPKRYQVTPTIIAIRPIPVTEERGRPAARPASILHHPTPEAQTKPNTTAAASQGKATTTKGAPARGSVRVSTVLQPAPRIKKSVVIQENNDRERSSFANENREALRPSQQQSVKNSVNRVETESGRTTTPSQRQRDGTYAMTKHAAQNQFHDQGSVRFNEAARTTVQETDKPVAQEAERLTSQKATKPSTQQLSRSLIEHASKSPVPTTSRGQADPRSITPQRVHEVRSPTTAQTHDREGSLNITPEADEKPQHSRPIKDEDAMQDPNYRYYRGSFLTIRPNIPNEEPIRQSRKRGSLIMITQNGMQKSLAKGSSYIAPQWQCLGKKGGSHATNSFVDATKEGPQRNQFSWRKFVPHWLVNDKHRKTDV, encoded by the exons ATGGACTGTTCAAGGAGTAAGGTGAGTGGTAATGAAACCGAGCTCGAGTATGAGGTGGAGCATCGTGATCTGAGGGTTGAATCCGCATACGAGACAGGAAAGCCGACTGCAAGGCAGTATGATCGAGAGGTGCACGTACTCAACCGGGATAACAAAAACGATCCTTTAGGGAAGGCATTTGATGGCAGCCGTCCGCCAAACTCAAATGGGGATTTGGTAAAGAAGGTAAATCGGCAGCAACGACACCATCAGCAGCCAGAGCAGCGTCCTCAAAAGCTAACAGAGCATCGAAGGGAACAGCTACCGGAATATACGAATGAACATCTACCTCAACAGCGAAGCGAACCAATGGAATATCGAAGGGAACAATTACCACAAAATCGAAGGGAACAGCTACCGGAATATACGAATGAACATCTACCTCAACAGCGAAGCGAACCAATGGAATATCGAAGGGAACATCGAAAAGAACAAATTCCGGAGCGTGGTAGTGAACAGTTACCTCGACATCGAAGAGAGCAGCTCCATCAACATCGAGTGAAACAGCTATCAGATTATCCGAAGGAACAGCTATCTCAACAGCAAAGAGAACAGCTTTCGGAACTTCGAAAGAAACAAATACCGGAACAAGGAAGTGAACAGCTATTTCAACATCGAAGGGAACCGCTAGGGGAATATCCGATGGAACGTCTACCTCAACATCAAAAGGAACAGCTTTCACGATATCCTCGGGAGCAAACATCGCAATATAGGAGAGAACGGCTGTCAGGGCATCGAAATGAGCAATATTCGGAGCATCTAAAGGATAACCTTCCCCAAAATCGGATTGAATCGCTTCAAGAACATCGAAAGGAACACTTTTCTGAACATCTAAAGGTAGAACTACCGGAGAAATTGCGGCTGGAGTTACAGGAGCAGCGTAGACATACGGAAAAAGATAGAGATCAGTCGAGGCACCAATCGAGGCCCAAAGTGGATCCCAATACGGAGCTTCATCATAGAAATGATGCACTCGGGGAACTGCTCCGCAATTCAGTAGTCGTCCATAGTGACTACGTGAAGGATAACCTAAATCGTTTAGCTGCTCCCACTCTACTAAGGCCAATATCCGGACACCGGCAAGCGTCTGGTCGCGGAGGTTGCAGTGGCTGTGACTCTAAGAAATACGCACAACATCCGGACCGTTATGAACCCACTTGTTGCGATGCACGCGATACGTCCAACTCAAATCATATGTGCAACGAATGTTACGATAATCCGCGACCTCCTAAGCCACGTCGCAACAGAAGTCGAAACGCAAACTATAATAACCAAGATAATTTTAGAACGCAATGCGATTGCGACGATGAACCACAGACTAGGTCACGTCCGGAGCCCCGTGCATACGATGTTTACTGTGAGGAATGTGCACAAGCGCCTCAGCCAAGATCACAGAGCGACTATCGCGGTAGATCCTACAGTTGTGAGCCTCAGCCAAAGCCCCATCGAACTAAGCCTCGCAAAAGTCAATCAGTATGCCCTTGTGATAGCAAATCAAGCAATAAAGGTTATGCTCCCTCCAATCGTAACTCACATTACATGGAGGTTTCGGAATTTCGAAATATTGTCTGTCGCAATCCCTTGGTGGTCAAGTCCAGAGGTTGCATAAATCCATGCGAAGAGGAAAACCCCAAACCTAAGACGTACGTACCTTGTCCTAATTATAACGACGTGCCACAGCCGGTTAACAATGATTGTTGCACCTCGGGTCGATCACGGCAGAAAGTAAGAACCAAAGCAGTAATAGAGCGACCAACACGCCAATATGATTGTGATCCTTGCAATAGTAATCCTCCGACAGATTATATGGAATTCGAGAGAGATCAGTGCAACCAATACCCTGCAAGAGGAAATTGCTCCAATGAGAGACTATGTTGTCCGCGCAAGCCCCCCCCACGAAGCGAAAAACTAAAGCCAAAATGCGCGAGTGCTCCAGCTTCCAGGAAATGTCCTCCTCCATGCATCAAGACACCACAGCAAAGATCCGTCAAAGTCAATCGCACTTGCTACGTGCCACCCAGCTGCTTTGCGCCACGCTTCGCGAATACATCACGTAAATGTTCCGGCTCGGAT ATACATTTCACGGATAAATGTGTTTCAACTTTAACACAAGGCAATCGCCGCAAGATTCGGATTAAG AGTCCAGACACTCTGGGAGCCGTTCCGCAGATGAGAAGAACAAAATCTAATTTGAAAGAACGATTGTCTGGTTGTGGT CTAACTTATCCCCGAATTCATGACGTATTCTCGAGCAAAATGTTCTTAGGAACCGGTTTTAAT ATGGTACCTATGCCAACGCTTTCCAAACTCAAAATGAACCGACGCGTGCCGAAGCTTAAGCCGTGTTCAATAACTCCCTTCCGTTGTCGTGGTGGAAAGCTGTCGCACACAACCACACCGGTTCCAAAAACCCGTGCCAGTAGTATCAATACTATGTCGACAGCTAGAACTACGCCACAAAGAGGCACAGGGGGTGGCAGACGTGATCTGACTCCATCGACTCGAGGTACACCAACACTGGCTCGACGAGATCTGCCCAAACGCTATCAAGTAACGCCAACTATAATAGCAATTCGCCCCATACCGGTGACCGAAGAGCGTGGACGTCCAGCTGCACGCCCTGCTTCAATATTACACCATCCTACGCCAGAAGCACAGACCAAGCCAAACACCACGGCAGCTGCAAGTCAAGGCAAAGCAACCACGACTAAAGGAGCACCGGCCAGAGGTTCGGTGAGAGTTTCGACAGTACTTCAACCTGCGCCTCGCATCAAAAAATCAGTAGTCATCCAAGAGAACAATGATCGCGAAAGATCGTCATTTGCCAACGAAAATCGAGAAGCACTAAGACCTTCCCAACAGCAATCAGTAAAGAATTCTGTGAACCGCGTAGAAACCGAATCCGGTAGGACGACAACTCCTAGTCAACGACAACGCGATGGCACTTATGCTATGACTAAACATGCTGCTCAAAATCAATTCCACGATCAGGGATCTGTCAGATTTAATGAGGCAGCTAGAACTACAGTGCAAGAGACAGATAAACCTGTAGCTCAAGAGGCAGAGAGGCTAACATCTCAAAAGGCCACCAAGCCTTCAACTCAGCAGCTAAGTAGATCTTTAATTGAACATGCATCCAAATCCCCAGTTCCAACCACATCTCGTGGTCAAGCAGACCCCCGTTCAATTACGCCTCAACGAGTCCACGAAGTGAGGTCTCCAACGACAGCTCAGACCCACGATCGCGAAGGATCCTTAAATATCACTCCCGAAGCTGACGAGAAGCCGCAGCATTCACGACCAATTAAGGATGAGGATGCAATGCAGGATCCAAATTATCGTTACTATCGAGGCAGTTTTCTGACCATACGCCCAAACATACCAAATGAGGAACCCATTCGACAAAGTCGAAAACGCGGTTCTCTGATCATGATTACACAGAATGGAATGCAGAAATCATTAGCCAAGGGTTCCAGCTACATAGCCCCTCAATGGCAGTGTTTGGGTAAGAAGGGTGGATCCCATGCGACAAATAGTTTTGTGGATGCGACCAAGGAGGGGCCACAACGGAATCAGTTTAGTTGGCGTAAATTCGTGCCTCATTGGCTGGTCAATGACAAACATCGGAAAACCGATGTTTAG
- the LOC117571314 gene encoding uncharacterized protein LOC117571314, which produces MVRRKSMARGLANQLRSWGATYQQQLMAQPQYSGWLPSTAATTPPYANNYHLLHWQHPTPTLQARSMLPAMSTLCNKMAGCMPRLASLPQPELSSPKLSRLRQSLLRAHPETVAQRACNAYVLPAAQSEQRSNWCRSSEQVSDRLRARQQADYFQQLRLFKRQQRLQQQQQLQQQLQQRQVQQLQQHQQQLLQHRLQQQQQRWQQPAAVAPTSAAPPKSDFQYFNFGNCAELCIPFRNSESVSSLYSATHPSALGVCKPQIIPKQSPLEQCESFSYVKAAKQMAKTSMTNKASVELKSSPKALSTKITPAGKATSSTTLISMPPTPVNSLSETISGKKSISTSSMTLPHSEGHLSQLATDIDLNLTAIRQLLETKLPQKEKELDKLASLLQQRVGINSQPGVHLQGGESKTSPKRSQKKSRARQLNLNRLFKQSKSPNPMWDTLMQLAAHMCENKDVSSEQPPKQYSIYLMVNSDDEDNTEDDVEGAQQTTPHYNSSNSRILPSLNYKMHQNISMPWTPQPSIRKKKKKKHVLLRLRREQELQLSATRPPRRPLHWPKQDFSKPVSKLKKSKKLKLSAQSSRKIPYHWT; this is translated from the coding sequence ATGGTGCGACGGAAGAGCATGGCACGTGGTCTGGCCAATCAATTGAGGTCGTGGGGCGCCACCTACCAGCAACAGCTGATGGCGCAGCCACAATACAGCGGCTGGCTGCCCtccaccgccgccaccacaCCCCCATATGCCAACAACTATCATTTGTTGCACTGGCAGCATCCAACGCCCACGTTACAAGCACGTTCAATGCTGCCGGCGATGAGCACTCTGTGCAACAAAATGGCCGGCTGCATGCCGCGTCTGGCGTCGCTGCCACAACCCGAGCTCAGCAGCCCCAAGCTGAGTCGCTTGCGTCAAAGTCTGTTAAGAGCGCACCCGGAAACGGTAGCACAACGTGCCTGCAACGCCTACGTGTTGCCAGCGGCGCAAAGCGAGCAGCGTTCGAATTGGTGTCGTAGCAGCGAGCAAGTGTCAGACAGGCTGCGTGCACGACAACAAGCTGATTACTTTCAGCAGCTGAGACTTTTCAAGCGGCAGCAGcgcctgcagcagcagcaacaattacaacagcagttgcagcagcggcaagtgcaacagctgcagcaacatcagcagcaattgctgcagcaccgtctgcaacagcaacaacagcgctGGCAGCAACCTGCCGCAGTTGCGCCAACCTCTGCTGCTCCACCGAAGAGCGACTTTCAGTACTTCAATTTTGGCAACTGCGCTGAGCTCTGCATCCCTTTTCGGAATTCGGAATCGGTGTCCTCACTATACTCGGCCACACATCCGTCAGCTCTGGGCGTATGCAAACCTCAAATAATCCCCAAGCAGAGTCCGCTGGAGCAATGCGAGAGTTTTAGCTATGTAAAGGCGGCcaaacaaatggcaaagaCTTCAATGACGAACAAAGCGAGTGTCGAGCTGAAGAGTTCCCCGAAGGCATTGTCAACGAAAATAACACCGGCTGGTAAAGCTACAAGCTCTACAACTTTAATTAGCATGCCTCCAACTCCAGTGAACAGTCTATCAGAGACGATTTCCGGTAAGAAGTCAATATCGACCAGCTCGATGACGTTGCCTCACTCCGAGGGGCATCTAAGTCAGCTTGCTACCGATATCGACTTGAATTTGACGGCCATACGTCAGCTGCTGGAGACGAAGTTACCTCAGAAGGAAAAAGAGTTGGATAAATTGGCGAGCTTATTGCAGCAACGGGTTGGCATCAATTCCCAGCCAGGCGTGCATCTGCAAGGTGGCGAATCAAAGACATCGCCAAAACGGAGTCAAAAGAAATCAAGAGCACGACAATTGAATCTGAATCGATTGTTTAAGCAATCAAAGTCACCGAATCCCATGTGGGACACGCTGATGCAGCTGGCGGCGCATATGTGCGAGAACAAGGATGTTAGCTCGGAGCAGCCTCCCAAACAGTATTCCATCTATTTGATGGTCAACTCCGATGATGAGGATAACACCGAAGACGATGTTGAAGGAGCTCAACAAACAACTCCGcactacaacagcagcaatagtCGCATATTGCCTAGTCTGAACTATAAAATGCATCAGAATATCTCGATGCCTTGGACTCCGCAGCCATCAATccgcaagaagaagaaaaagaagcacGTTTTGTTGCGCTTGCGACGCGAACAGGAGCTGCAGTTGAGTGCAACTCGACCGCCACGACGACCGTTGCATTGGCCCAAACAGGACTTCTCCAAGCCAGTCAGCAAGttgaaaaaatctaaaaagttAAAGCTTTCAGCACAGTCATCGCGAAAGATCCCCTATCACTGGACTTAG